In one window of Desulforhabdus amnigena DNA:
- a CDS encoding minor capsid protein: protein MPSDLKQRIQAATLKSLTARNRYNDQVTAQLTQALKQAEDEVARAILQYRSLGSLPDNKLAALKGLEKLQLELDDTMKRLKREQTLVFRKTTKDSFKLGIQQGIGELADAALPFYADLKPEGIDKLATKVFTIVDTNALDFMAQYNLTLAGDVHRELADGIKRTILNGVATGKGADDIVRDMGKVIVDKDSFRQAGSRVFSKAQYRMEMIARTEVLRAHNMGRLKFHERVGIQKLEWLAVEDERMCPVCGGLDGKTFPIDKFPQQPAHPHCRCTNIVAWPMTVCGSEMAAQASQGDACILPPHVLEGMADAQAKENAKLKSAFENGDIADLGSLTVKQLQTLAKQNGVAIARTKADFIKLLDLAEPGIDHGDLAGAALSAKLKEHKIGLLRTKEELVELLGQKQAELKQAKLLAVQMAKIPPAEGLEGMTAQQLKEMAKENGISLNMTKQETIELLDKLEPGVDHSGLMGKELSAAKQKHGIGILKNKQQLVEALQKKAGADMAQSVKKKTVDEAKQKLILKQKTALEDAAKAVVVPDTPTGYKDFLDAIAKAEQAVSGGTDLPQELLAAHSKEIALKKQLFQDQVGKLKSAELKTLAKETKVQYWQWANKDELTTLFTETDPAKIKAVQASIDTKHAAWAEKHGGKKKTAPAKPATPKKEPPKPAPQPSPVKPPEPKIVKKGAEFATVDSAWQQKGLPSKFKKTGKAAVGGAHEKEFWTDENGDKWLFKPIGRKDDEFIAFGEEAAYKIGRLIDPHSIEVRTIQLNGRTGSIQKWRTDLRDDFDFRNILPQDLTTIELEQIQREHVVDWLIANHDGHSKQFIRARDGRVYGIDKGQAFKFLGQDKLSLDYHPNGVCGEEEPFYNKVFRAAKEGKVRVDPNATFRYIQEVEKIADEDYLDLLRPYAEGRFAKDPAGLRHFYDLALERKHNLRRDFEGYYADVLGDRGFRFDKLSAATGKKKLLSAAEETLVEEARKLGWQGKTLPFDSGDVEDQNALIFTESFKGKKRTVVKMKIRPDTDRRIDEVLRRYVQTAAGEKGQPLVEDSFFETVLDAVKNVNFHVGDGKYNRTKIDKALRLRKKLETLQKSADPKVKEMADHYLKWVKEIEESVDWDRATNGVFEQYLPKLDAQKPKENPPFKVERGKVTHTKRRIGSGTITVEADDIDNRTLFNHNSRMQDGHQYTVTFEDGTRVRYRPWSDTNLYAQRGELEMILDGDATPGRVEAMLEKLEQLGIDTRVATAENAEQMYLEKLAYIRKTDKSADYKRLQKSLDDRNATTTERVQALRGYWQKELGVQDITQLSGYNPLGEYQAGFLDRNAKGGYRHQFRFDITEDDLEKQMKGYSLVHDLTNGESMSGFIDLIMENNGAMVSTVEKMRMGVAPGGMSPVADMQTGGASYFFTRIKKQPASDASPALYFKKQMLRRMDAISYDHDAYGKVIDDYVQRNRGASIDDWKRFSQRHGNETIFKYSVTLLDNIEFIVARSDNERREIIQSFTRRGIKKLPDGRKVEDIVHTPQSWSKRKQ, encoded by the coding sequence ATGCCGTCGGACCTCAAGCAGCGCATCCAGGCGGCCACCCTGAAAAGCCTGACGGCCCGCAACCGCTACAACGACCAGGTCACGGCCCAACTCACCCAGGCCCTGAAACAGGCCGAAGACGAGGTCGCCCGCGCCATCCTCCAGTACCGCTCCCTAGGCTCCCTGCCGGACAACAAGCTCGCCGCTCTCAAGGGGCTGGAAAAGCTCCAGCTCGAACTCGACGACACCATGAAGCGGCTCAAGCGGGAGCAGACCCTGGTCTTTCGCAAGACGACCAAGGACTCCTTCAAGCTCGGTATCCAGCAGGGAATCGGAGAGCTCGCCGACGCGGCGCTGCCGTTCTACGCCGACCTGAAGCCCGAGGGCATCGACAAGCTGGCCACCAAGGTGTTCACCATCGTCGACACCAATGCCCTCGACTTCATGGCGCAGTACAACCTCACGCTCGCCGGTGACGTCCACCGAGAACTCGCAGACGGCATCAAGCGCACCATCCTGAACGGCGTCGCCACGGGCAAGGGGGCCGACGACATCGTCAGGGACATGGGCAAGGTGATCGTCGACAAGGACTCCTTTCGCCAGGCCGGAAGCCGGGTGTTCAGCAAGGCGCAGTACCGCATGGAGATGATCGCCCGCACCGAGGTCCTCCGCGCCCACAACATGGGCAGGCTCAAGTTCCACGAGCGGGTCGGCATCCAGAAACTGGAATGGCTGGCCGTGGAGGACGAGCGCATGTGCCCGGTCTGCGGCGGCCTGGACGGCAAGACCTTTCCCATCGACAAGTTCCCTCAGCAACCCGCGCATCCGCACTGCCGCTGCACTAACATCGTGGCCTGGCCGATGACCGTCTGCGGCAGCGAGATGGCCGCCCAGGCATCGCAGGGGGACGCCTGCATTCTCCCGCCCCATGTGCTGGAAGGCATGGCCGACGCCCAGGCCAAGGAGAACGCCAAGCTCAAGAGCGCCTTTGAAAACGGCGACATCGCCGACCTCGGTTCGCTGACGGTCAAACAGCTCCAGACCCTGGCGAAACAAAACGGCGTGGCCATTGCCCGGACCAAGGCCGATTTCATCAAGCTGCTCGATCTGGCCGAACCGGGGATCGATCACGGCGACCTGGCCGGAGCGGCGCTCAGCGCCAAGCTCAAGGAACACAAGATCGGCCTGCTGCGGACCAAGGAAGAACTGGTCGAGCTGCTCGGACAGAAGCAGGCGGAACTCAAGCAGGCCAAGCTGCTCGCCGTCCAGATGGCGAAGATCCCTCCCGCCGAGGGGCTGGAGGGCATGACCGCCCAGCAGCTCAAGGAGATGGCGAAGGAGAACGGCATCTCCCTCAACATGACCAAACAGGAGACCATCGAGCTGCTGGACAAGCTGGAACCCGGCGTGGATCACAGCGGCCTGATGGGCAAGGAACTATCGGCGGCCAAACAGAAGCACGGCATCGGCATCCTCAAGAACAAGCAGCAGCTCGTTGAGGCGCTGCAGAAGAAGGCCGGTGCCGACATGGCCCAGTCGGTCAAGAAAAAGACGGTCGACGAGGCCAAACAAAAGCTGATCCTGAAACAGAAAACGGCTCTCGAAGACGCCGCCAAGGCCGTGGTCGTTCCCGACACGCCGACCGGCTACAAGGATTTCCTCGACGCGATTGCCAAGGCGGAACAGGCGGTTTCCGGCGGCACCGATCTGCCCCAGGAGCTGCTCGCGGCCCACAGCAAGGAAATCGCCCTCAAGAAACAGCTCTTCCAGGATCAGGTCGGAAAACTGAAATCGGCAGAGCTCAAGACGCTCGCCAAGGAGACCAAGGTCCAGTATTGGCAGTGGGCCAACAAAGACGAGCTGACCACGCTCTTCACCGAGACCGACCCGGCGAAAATCAAGGCGGTTCAGGCCAGCATCGACACCAAGCACGCGGCCTGGGCCGAAAAGCATGGAGGCAAGAAGAAAACCGCTCCTGCCAAGCCCGCCACGCCGAAGAAAGAGCCGCCGAAACCAGCTCCACAGCCGAGCCCGGTCAAGCCGCCCGAGCCCAAGATCGTCAAGAAAGGCGCGGAGTTCGCCACAGTCGATTCAGCGTGGCAGCAGAAAGGTCTGCCGTCAAAATTCAAGAAAACCGGCAAGGCCGCTGTCGGCGGCGCACACGAAAAGGAGTTCTGGACCGACGAAAACGGCGACAAATGGCTGTTCAAGCCCATTGGCCGCAAGGATGATGAGTTCATCGCCTTCGGAGAGGAAGCCGCCTACAAGATTGGCCGCCTGATCGACCCCCATTCCATCGAGGTGCGCACCATCCAATTGAACGGCCGCACCGGCTCCATCCAGAAATGGCGTACCGATCTGCGGGACGACTTCGATTTTCGCAACATCCTGCCACAGGATCTGACCACCATCGAACTGGAGCAGATCCAGCGCGAGCATGTGGTCGACTGGCTGATCGCCAACCACGACGGACATTCCAAGCAGTTCATCCGCGCCCGGGACGGTCGCGTCTACGGCATCGACAAAGGCCAGGCATTCAAGTTTCTGGGGCAGGACAAGCTCTCGCTCGACTATCACCCCAACGGTGTCTGCGGCGAGGAAGAGCCGTTTTACAACAAGGTCTTCCGGGCGGCCAAGGAAGGGAAGGTACGGGTCGATCCGAACGCGACCTTTCGCTACATCCAGGAAGTCGAAAAGATCGCCGACGAGGATTACCTCGATCTGTTGCGACCCTACGCCGAGGGACGGTTCGCCAAGGACCCGGCCGGGCTGCGGCATTTCTACGACCTTGCCCTGGAGCGGAAACACAATCTCCGGCGGGACTTCGAGGGCTATTACGCCGATGTGCTGGGGGATCGGGGCTTCCGCTTCGACAAGCTGAGTGCCGCCACCGGCAAGAAAAAGCTGCTCTCCGCCGCCGAAGAGACCCTGGTCGAGGAGGCCCGCAAACTCGGCTGGCAAGGCAAGACATTGCCCTTCGACAGCGGCGACGTGGAGGACCAGAACGCGCTGATCTTCACCGAGAGTTTCAAGGGGAAGAAGCGCACCGTGGTCAAGATGAAGATCCGGCCGGACACGGACCGCCGCATCGACGAGGTGCTGCGCAGGTATGTGCAGACGGCGGCCGGGGAAAAGGGACAACCGCTGGTCGAAGACAGCTTCTTCGAGACCGTTCTGGACGCCGTCAAAAACGTCAATTTCCACGTGGGCGACGGCAAGTACAACCGGACCAAGATCGACAAAGCCCTGCGCCTGCGCAAGAAACTGGAGACCCTGCAAAAGAGCGCCGACCCCAAGGTCAAGGAGATGGCGGACCATTATCTGAAATGGGTCAAGGAGATCGAAGAATCCGTCGACTGGGACCGGGCCACCAACGGCGTTTTCGAGCAGTATCTACCCAAGCTCGACGCGCAGAAACCCAAGGAGAATCCGCCGTTCAAGGTGGAACGCGGCAAGGTGACCCACACCAAGCGCAGGATCGGTTCCGGCACCATTACCGTCGAGGCCGACGACATCGACAACCGGACGCTGTTCAATCACAACTCCCGCATGCAGGACGGACACCAGTACACCGTCACCTTCGAGGACGGCACCCGGGTCCGCTATCGCCCCTGGTCCGACACCAACCTCTATGCCCAGCGCGGCGAGCTGGAAATGATCCTGGACGGCGACGCTACCCCCGGACGGGTCGAGGCGATGCTGGAAAAGCTCGAACAGCTCGGCATCGACACCCGGGTGGCCACGGCGGAAAACGCCGAGCAGATGTACCTCGAAAAGCTCGCCTACATCCGCAAGACCGACAAGAGCGCCGATTACAAACGGCTGCAGAAATCCCTCGACGACCGCAACGCCACCACCACCGAGCGGGTCCAGGCCCTGCGCGGCTATTGGCAAAAGGAACTGGGCGTCCAGGACATCACCCAGCTTTCGGGATACAACCCGCTGGGCGAATACCAGGCGGGCTTTCTGGACCGCAACGCCAAGGGCGGATACCGGCACCAGTTCCGGTTCGACATCACCGAGGATGACCTGGAAAAACAGATGAAGGGGTATTCGCTGGTCCACGATCTGACCAACGGTGAGAGCATGTCTGGCTTCATCGACTTGATCATGGAGAACAACGGAGCCATGGTCAGCACGGTCGAGAAGATGCGCATGGGCGTGGCTCCGGGCGGCATGTCCCCGGTGGCTGACATGCAGACCGGCGGCGCAAGCTATTTCTTCACCCGCATCAAGAAGCAACCGGCCAGCGACGCCTCACCGGCCCTCTACTTCAAGAAACAGATGCTGCGGCGCATGGACGCCATCAGCTACGACCATGACGCCTACGGCAAAGTGATTGACGACTACGTGCAGCGCAACCGGGGGGCCAGCATCGACGACTGGAAGCGGTTCTCGCAGCGCCACGGCAACGAGACCATCTTCAAATACTCGGTGACGCTGCTGGACAACATCGAATTCATCGTCGCCAGAAGCGACAACGAACGCCGGGAGATCATCCAGAGTTTCACCCGGCGCGGCATCAAGAAACTACCCGACGGGCGCAAGGTGGAGGACATCGTCCATACTCCTCAAAGCTGGAGCAAACGCAAACAATGA